ATATTTGGAATAAAAGCAGTTAGCCTATAAATATCACAGAACAGCAGTGTCAGTCATGATCATTTCTAGGGATCATCCTAGATTTTAGCTTACCCAATCCAAATACAACAAATGCATCACTTTTTTTGAATCGTCCCTTTTCATCCAGAAAGTTCTCTGGATCAAAATTGTCAGGGTTTTTCCATAGCTTAGGGTCAGAAAGCACAGAAGACAGCAAAGGAAGAACCATGGTtccctgaagagaaaaacacacaaccttcagCAGGGAAAGTGGGCAAGTTTAAgttaaaaatattgtgcaatAAAATATGCATATAAAGCTTTAAAGGTCTGATTGTGAATATGTTTAGGTACCTTGGGTATGAGATAGTTCCTATATTCAGTGTCATATAACATTTTATGTGGAACAGCAGTGGGAGCAAGATCCATGGAGCGCTGAACTTCGTGAATGACTGCATCTGTATATGGCATGTTCTGTCTGTCATCAATAGAAGGGCATCGGTCTCGCTCTACCACCTCATCAATCTCCTTCTGGACTCGTGCTATTCAAGATGATGGGTATAATACAGAATATGTATCAGATATCTACATATTAAAGAATACACAGCACTAATTCTGTTACTGGAACATCAAACTGTAAATGCATTCCATAACCAATACTGGCTGCTCTGCCAATAATGCTTTATTCCACAAGTAATGCCTTTTTGGGTAATAAGGCTTCACACAAATGTGCCATGTGATGTCAATCTCATCCCTTACCTTGAATATCTGGGTGCTTCATCATTAGCAGCAGGCTTTGTCTGATTGTAGAAGACGTAGTCTAAGTGCCAGCACTAAACATTGTCCATGTTGTGCACAATAAGTTACTGAAAGTAAATTCTGTATTGGGGTTATGTTTCTCCTGCAAAAGATACTTCTTATTAGTGTTTGGCTTTATCTGCTTACTGGGAAAGAAACATGCTGCCCT
The window above is part of the Hemibagrus wyckioides isolate EC202008001 linkage group LG17, SWU_Hwy_1.0, whole genome shotgun sequence genome. Proteins encoded here:
- the LOC131367667 gene encoding LOW QUALITY PROTEIN: cytochrome P450 2M1-like (The sequence of the model RefSeq protein was modified relative to this genomic sequence to represent the inferred CDS: substituted 1 base at 1 genomic stop codon) — encoded protein: MLGAVNGYFNVLSSPLGQAYNIFPKIVGLFPGPLHDMLSEVEKAKGLFKLEAEARMKTLDASSPPKDFIEAFLLQMEEEKHNPNTEFTFSNLLCTTWTMFSAGTXTTSSTIRQSLLLMMKHPDIQARVQKEIDEVVERDRCPSIDDRQNMPYTDAVIHEVQRSMDLAPTAVPHKMLYDTEYRNYLIPKGTMVLPLLSSVLSDPKLWKNPDNFDPENFLDEKGRFKKSDAFVVFGLGKRACLGEALARVELFIIFTSLLQRFTFRATQPPEEIDTTPTNCSFGRLPRFYECYAVHRT